The following is a genomic window from Neodiprion pinetum isolate iyNeoPine1 chromosome 3, iyNeoPine1.2, whole genome shotgun sequence.
TTCCACGATTCTAAATGTGGGTGAAAGCTCTATAACCATGGAATCTTCATCACCCCAATAGAGGTGAGATTCACGCCATTCAACGGCCGAACATATACAGTATGTTGGGCGATCGCCTCCTTCCTCAGGACTCACACCCCTAAGGAACAATAAAGTAGGACCCTTATATCCCAGGACATGGTGTATGAATCTGTTCGCACCAGATCCGTGTTGCCCACTGTTATAAAGAAGAGTCCAATGACTGGGGTACGTTGGTCCAGCCATTTTTGCTATCAGTGCTTGAGTACCTTCCGTAGGAGAAATCTCAGCCTACGTACATAAACATGACCCCTCATTACGTAATAAGAGTACTGAACCTATTGTgttgaaatcaaaatattctttacattgaaaaatctgccAGCATTATAAACTTGTAATGTCTCACACAAAAGCACTCAACAAGTAAGAACTGATCTGTTGCTCATTGAGTAACAGTGTTTCGAAATAGTTTCACAAAAATGATCTATTACCTTGCACATTACAACTTTCATCAAACATGTGGCATCAACTAGTATAGAATAGGCAATATTCTTTGGCCATCATACCAAATTTATGGTTCTGGTACAACAGCGACGGTAAAACTGTGtgttttttacatatttaccTGTGTGTAACAGAGTGGAAGACTTCCAGAAAGTAGCCAGACATGGCTTAAAGGAAGCAGAGGTTTTGATCCATCGAGAGGTGCAGATTGCTCTAGAACTGGTGTAGCTGGTGCTAATTGTGGTCGTGACTGAACTTCAGAAAGTAAGGCTGCACCATTTCGATATGCCGTTGTAAAAGCGTGGACAATATAACGATGTAGGCCGTTAAACAACCGTGGGCAATTTTGCCATAACCAATTGCTCACATAGCTCACAGATAGGACTTCTTTGCCGTGAAactggaataaatttctttacaGTCTTGATTGAATTACAATCAACAGAATATAACAAATTTGATTACAAGTCATGATGACAAATGTGTGGATGACATAACAGTTATAAAACAAGtttcactttgaaataaactttGTAAATGTTTTTCGCAATTGAATAACACATTAGCtagatgaaataatttaaaatttaaactgtagtttaatttttattctattatttcATGTATAGACAACGACAGATATTGTTACCTCAAGTTAATTTTAACTACTGCCAGTAGATATTTATCATACAATGAAAAAGGTGGGTTTACTAACACAGGATTTGGTAACAGATTCGATTGTACGATGAATGTGTGGGCAGCGCTGTGGTCCGCCACTTGAGCTGTCCAAAGCTAATTGATAAGTAACCATTAGTAAGTCGTCTAAGCCTTCAGGGACTACGTCTATGCCTTCCCTGGCATACATCTTGACATAATTTTCCAATATCGTTTGGTCATGCATGATCGAAAGA
Proteins encoded in this region:
- the LOC124214947 gene encoding uncharacterized protein yields the protein MGNQVIRGTMGGHKKAITVSSTGNDVTTKKGMSRSASGADIEHTSHTQFEPIDKLAKILTERSQQEESVNGVTENVFKRYMFPQYPKLAEKLFLFLHRQSKATTSHLGTSAFRQQIERFLSIMHDQTILENYVKMYAREGIDVVPEGLDDLLMVTYQLALDSSSGGPQRCPHIHRTIESVTKSCFHGKEVLSVSYVSNWLWQNCPRLFNGLHRYIVHAFTTAYRNGAALLSEVQSRPQLAPATPVLEQSAPLDGSKPLLPLSHVWLLSGSLPLCYTQAEISPTEGTQALIAKMAGPTYPSHWTLLYNSGQHGSGANRFIHHVLGYKGPTLLFLRGVSPEEGGDRPTYCICSAVEWRESHLYWGDEDSMVIELSPTFRIVERGTKLVYLNTMIRGYPQGVRAGSDPRNPCVDLDKSFQCLKLNGVPYRLDSLEAWGCGDRKSRELQLEIKKWQVKEAEKQRVVKLSTTDWLDHPDRYLLELGGRTSYNNADNR